The DNA region TTTAGATCCTTGGGGTTTGGCTCCTTGGCCTAAGGGAGGATTTAAAGAATGGTGGGATGCAGCTTCAGTTCAAGATGTCAAAGATAATATCAAATCTGTAAAAAATGCTATGAGAGCAATGCATGGTGGAGGTAACCACGAAATGTTTCCAGTGTCTCAAGCTGCTAAAGCCAAAGAACTTGATTTCACGTATGATGAACTATCAGAAAGAACAATGAAAACTTCTGATGTTTTCTTTGAAAATGTTCCTGATAATAAAGGTAATCTACTTTCGGGACCTCATGTCTCCTCTGGTGTTGACAACTCTCCTGCTTCTGCACGTTTCCACAAAATGCTAATTGCCAAACTTAAAGCAGCTAAAAGTAAAAAAGTAGCAAAAAGAGTCATAACAACTATGCACAATAAATATGTTAAAACACCAAATATAAATTGTAAATAACTATGGATGAGTTACACGTATGGGTTGGTAATTTCGAGGGGTCAATCGAGGAATTTAGAGGTTTTTTTGATTTAACAGATTTTTATAAAAACTATGATTCTGAAGATGGTTTTGAGCGATGTGAATTTTGCAAATATATAGACGATGATTCTTATGATACTGATTTCATAGGTTTTAAAGTTGAAGATACAAGTATTCAGGATTTATTGATAAACACATTGCCTGACAGTGATTTAGCAGAAGAAGTTTTGAATAAATGTAAAAAAGAAAATATTTTAAGTCCTAATGCAGTTTTATACTACGGTGATGAAGATTTAGATAGTGATAGTTTCGATGAGTATTTCAAAGGATTAAAGTATCTCGGTACTGTCGATTGGAATTAATACCTGCCCCTGCTAGCGCTCGTTTGTAACGAGTGCCCTACAGAGTAAAAAACAACAAACAAAGCTATCTAAACATTTAGATAGCTTTTGTATTTTTAAACAATGAGTAGAAAACACAAGTTTAAAAACCCAACAGCAGTATATTTTGTTTATTTTGCTCGGTCACTAAAACCAATGGAGAAAGAGTAGAATTTGAATACGACGCCCTAGGTCGTAGGACCGCTAAAAAAACAATACCCCTTCGAGCGAAGTCGCGAAGCACGATAACCCGCTTTGTTTGGGATGGCAACGTACCGCTACATGAATGGAAGTACCCTTTAAAAGACCGACCGGAATGGATGGTAGATGAATGGGGCATGCTTTCTAAGGATAAAGAAGAACCCGTTGATAATTTAATTACCTGGGTATTTGATGAAGCAACATTTAAACCTGCCGCCAAGATTGTAGACGGTGAACACTTTAGTATCATCACGGATTACTTGGGCACCCCTGTTGAAATGTACAATGCGCAAGGCGAAAAAACCTGGGCGGTTGAATATGATATTTACGGGAAAGTACGTAAACTTGTTGAAGGTTCTTTGGAAGATTGTCCGTTCCGTTATCAGGGGCAATATGAGGACAGTGAAACTGGGTTGTATTATAACGGATTTAGGTATTACGTGTCTGAAGAAGGAGTTTATCTGAGTCAAGACCCAATCCGTTTAGAAGGTTCAAACCCTAATTTTTATGCCTACGTTGTAGATTGTAATAGTTGGATTGATCCTTTAGGTTTAGATTGTGTTCCTACTCATGCAACACCGTTCAAACCGCTATCACAAAAAAGAAGAAAA from Zobellia alginiliquefaciens includes:
- a CDS encoding RHS repeat-associated core domain-containing protein — translated: MVDEWGMLSKDKEEPVDNLITWVFDEATFKPAAKIVDGEHFSIITDYLGTPVEMYNAQGEKTWAVEYDIYGKVRKLVEGSLEDCPFRYQGQYEDSETGLYYNGFRYYVSEEGVYLSQDPIRLEGSNPNFYAYVVDCNSWIDPLGLDCVPTHATPFKPLSQKRRKTLRNKLKNRTITKDEYKHLDWDRRFSNRRSRGVSRFWAKERRSLKQGGQGSRNWSPEQRADIVSGKTPKHNGDPIEGHHKYNALDHPQIADDANNIYPATNVEHFSRWHGGNYQNDTFGKPLDSSFPEEF
- a CDS encoding immunity 22 family protein, which codes for MDELHVWVGNFEGSIEEFRGFFDLTDFYKNYDSEDGFERCEFCKYIDDDSYDTDFIGFKVEDTSIQDLLINTLPDSDLAEEVLNKCKKENILSPNAVLYYGDEDLDSDSFDEYFKGLKYLGTVDWN